Proteins encoded together in one Gemmatimonadota bacterium DH-78 window:
- a CDS encoding sugar-transfer associated ATP-grasp domain-containing protein, protein MVVPRIARAVAQRLSRARRLVELDFSPRLPPWSRLRHPTSEVQRLRRDATRVGPLASRRPGERAVFAAAAIVWHLRAPWDAVSAAALHGRRIREAGGPGRWTLFRDSLAAAFAWNVSPRVFHALRLWDSATGLSAETVVQDAEIGIHQMIANRGLDVGRVADKARFAELCTSHDLPIVRTLAVLRGADTDLRTVLPAAPVFFKPLEGSQGEGAQRWLFDPGDERWVRKGRRLDRGELLSSIHAFRRGRGFLVQECLVNHPELESLSGPTLSSLRIMTRVSDDGAVSVACVVLKVGRQGAEVDNRHAGGIVCAVDPATGRVGAGLSSTRFGAITAHPDSGAELEGRVLTVHRDAMAVATRAHATLPDLPRTVGWDIAVTPEGPVIIEANSMWGAGIVQWALQGPVPLQLIEPYLR, encoded by the coding sequence ATGGTCGTGCCTCGCATCGCCCGTGCGGTCGCGCAGCGCCTCTCGCGCGCGCGACGTCTCGTGGAGTTGGACTTCTCTCCGCGACTTCCTCCGTGGTCCCGGTTGCGGCATCCGACGTCGGAGGTCCAGCGTCTCCGCAGAGACGCGACCCGCGTCGGACCCCTGGCGAGTCGGCGTCCGGGTGAGCGCGCCGTATTCGCCGCAGCCGCGATCGTGTGGCATCTCCGGGCTCCGTGGGATGCCGTCTCGGCGGCCGCCCTGCACGGGCGACGGATCCGAGAGGCCGGGGGGCCCGGTCGCTGGACGCTCTTCCGGGACTCCCTAGCCGCCGCCTTCGCCTGGAACGTGTCTCCCCGAGTCTTCCATGCGCTGAGGCTCTGGGACTCCGCCACCGGTCTCTCGGCCGAGACGGTGGTACAGGACGCCGAGATCGGCATCCACCAGATGATCGCCAACCGGGGTCTGGATGTGGGTCGGGTGGCGGACAAGGCACGGTTCGCCGAGCTCTGCACGAGCCACGACCTTCCGATCGTTCGGACCCTCGCGGTGCTGCGAGGGGCGGACACGGATCTCCGCACGGTGCTCCCCGCCGCACCCGTCTTCTTCAAGCCGCTGGAAGGCTCTCAGGGCGAGGGCGCCCAGCGCTGGCTCTTCGACCCCGGCGACGAACGGTGGGTCCGAAAGGGCCGGCGACTCGATCGAGGTGAACTGCTGTCGTCCATCCACGCTTTCCGGAGGGGGCGAGGCTTCCTGGTGCAGGAGTGTCTCGTGAATCACCCCGAACTCGAGAGCCTTTCCGGACCGACACTCTCGAGCCTCCGGATCATGACGCGCGTTTCGGACGACGGGGCCGTATCCGTCGCGTGCGTAGTCCTCAAGGTCGGCCGGCAGGGGGCGGAGGTCGACAACCGCCACGCGGGGGGCATCGTGTGCGCCGTCGATCCGGCGACCGGCCGCGTCGGTGCCGGGCTCAGTTCGACGCGGTTCGGAGCGATCACCGCACATCCGGACTCCGGGGCGGAACTGGAGGGACGGGTGCTCACCGTGCACCGCGACGCGATGGCCGTCGCGACCCGTGCTCACGCCACCTTGCCCGATCTGCCGCGTACCGTCGGTTGGGACATCGCCGTCACGCCGGAGGGGCCCGTGATCATCGAGGCGAACTCGATGTGGGGCGCCGGGATCGTGCAGTGGGCGCTCCAGGGGCCCGTACCGTTGCAGCTGATCGAGCCCTACCTCCGTTGA
- a CDS encoding flavodoxin family protein, whose product MTRDLPDFSDLRALFLNCTLKRSPRTSHTRGLIDRSRHIMERQGVSVEVVRPVDYTIPPGVQPDMTEHGWEVDDWPALQTKVLDADILVVATPIWLGDKSSVCTAVIERLYGWSGELNEKGQYLYYGRVAGCLVSGNEDGIKHCGMNLLYSLQHLGYLIPPQADAGWIGEVGPGPSYLDPDSGGPENDFTNRNTTFMTWNLLHLARMLRDRGGVPAHGNRPDAWEDGERFDHPVGSA is encoded by the coding sequence ATGACCCGCGACCTGCCCGACTTCTCCGACCTCCGCGCGTTGTTTCTCAACTGCACGCTCAAACGCTCCCCCCGAACCTCTCACACCCGCGGCCTCATCGACCGCTCCCGCCACATCATGGAGAGGCAGGGTGTTTCGGTGGAGGTGGTGCGACCGGTCGACTACACGATCCCGCCCGGCGTTCAGCCCGACATGACCGAACACGGGTGGGAGGTGGACGATTGGCCGGCCCTGCAGACGAAGGTGCTCGACGCCGACATCCTCGTGGTCGCGACGCCGATCTGGCTGGGCGACAAGTCGTCGGTGTGCACCGCCGTGATCGAACGCCTGTACGGCTGGTCGGGTGAGCTGAACGAGAAGGGTCAGTACCTCTACTACGGCCGCGTGGCCGGGTGCCTGGTGTCCGGCAACGAAGACGGGATCAAGCACTGCGGAATGAACCTGCTCTACTCACTGCAGCACCTCGGCTACCTGATCCCTCCCCAGGCCGATGCCGGCTGGATCGGCGAGGTGGGGCCGGGTCCGTCGTATCTCGATCCCGATTCGGGGGGGCCCGAGAACGACTTCACCAATCGGAACACCACGTTCATGACCTGGAACCTGCTGCACCTGGCGCGGATGCTCCGAGACCGCGGAGGCGTCCCCGCGCACGGCAACCGGCCCGATGCCTGGGAGGACGGCGAGCGATTCGACCATCCGGTCGGCTCCGCGTGA
- a CDS encoding PIG-L family deacetylase has product MRRTILALFLAALMMPSSAEAQLEPIELDQGATGLALVLRQLAAGASYMEVTAHPDDENNGLLVMLNRGRGLRTALLTVTRGDGGQNEIGPEILDALGILRSAELMAMHRIDGAEQYFTRAYEFGYSFSVEETLEKWGKEEILADVVKIIRTERPDVVTHLPTTGEGGGQHHQTSARLAREAFEAAADPNRFPEQLADGLRPWQVLKMYERFGGMGFGGASEAGAGVVRMNTGVYDPVLGRTYAQMGAEARSMHRCQSMSQMRGLPGEAISFWFLENSVLDSDGTESDIFEGVEMGLDRLLDFIRGEEDAAGFFIEGLAELKSHVVRATEAYDALEPWQTLPGLRDGITTVRELRAAVAASALSDDAKHDLEHRLALKEEQFGRALALAHGVAVETVAEAGEVVPGSTFDVNFVVANQSPEPIGVTGVEVITPAGWSVQNESGSAVGQLGAGERVQSNFAVRVADDADYSRPFWERNYEVDRYDIHDESSLGLPFAPAPVHARLTFRSGDVDVVVEEPVQYRYAGEWVGTEKQQRITVLPTLSVNVSPRVVVYPVGAESREISVEIIYKGDEPAEGSLRLDVPAGWDVTPAQAPLRFARKGEAAVVQFEVAAPADVEVNEFTVDAVATMNGQEYAEGYQTIDYHHIEKRYIFRSSRATVETLDIRVAPVSVGYVMGAGDDVPSAIQQLGLDVTMLDEEALAEGDLSQYDIIVTGVRAYLTRQDLRAYNQRLIDYVEQGGTVLVQYNKFEFNDAQWGPYPIEVGRDRVTVEEAPMRILDPTHPVFTYPNTVTENDWNDWIQERGTYFIGEMDDRYVDLLASEDPWEYNAGEKRGILVETRHGEGRWMYTGLGFFRQLPEGVSDAYKFFANILSLPQAQNRPISQ; this is encoded by the coding sequence GTGAGGCGTACCATATTGGCGTTGTTCCTCGCGGCCCTGATGATGCCGTCATCCGCAGAGGCCCAGCTCGAGCCGATCGAACTGGATCAGGGTGCCACGGGTCTGGCGCTCGTGCTCCGTCAGCTCGCTGCCGGGGCCAGCTACATGGAAGTGACCGCGCACCCGGACGATGAGAACAACGGGCTGCTCGTGATGCTCAATCGGGGTCGGGGGCTGCGCACGGCGCTCCTCACGGTCACGCGGGGCGACGGGGGCCAGAACGAGATCGGGCCCGAGATTCTCGACGCGCTCGGAATCCTCCGGAGCGCGGAGCTCATGGCGATGCACCGGATCGACGGGGCCGAGCAGTACTTCACGCGTGCCTACGAGTTCGGGTACTCGTTCAGCGTCGAGGAGACGCTCGAGAAGTGGGGCAAGGAAGAGATCCTGGCCGACGTGGTGAAGATCATCCGCACCGAGCGCCCCGATGTCGTGACGCACCTCCCGACCACCGGCGAGGGCGGCGGGCAGCACCACCAGACCTCCGCCCGCCTGGCGCGGGAAGCCTTCGAGGCCGCCGCAGACCCGAACCGTTTCCCCGAGCAGCTCGCCGACGGGCTTCGCCCCTGGCAGGTGCTCAAGATGTACGAGCGCTTCGGCGGCATGGGTTTCGGTGGCGCGTCGGAGGCGGGAGCCGGCGTGGTTCGCATGAACACCGGCGTGTACGACCCGGTGCTCGGCCGCACCTACGCCCAGATGGGCGCAGAGGCGCGGTCGATGCACCGCTGCCAGTCGATGTCGCAGATGCGGGGACTCCCGGGTGAAGCCATCTCCTTCTGGTTTCTCGAGAACTCCGTGCTCGACTCCGACGGAACCGAGTCCGACATCTTCGAGGGGGTCGAGATGGGCCTCGACCGACTCCTCGACTTCATTCGGGGCGAGGAGGACGCCGCCGGCTTCTTCATCGAGGGACTCGCGGAGCTGAAGAGCCACGTGGTCCGGGCCACCGAGGCCTACGACGCCCTCGAGCCGTGGCAGACCCTGCCCGGGCTGCGCGACGGCATCACGACGGTGCGCGAACTTCGCGCAGCCGTGGCCGCGAGCGCCCTCTCCGACGATGCCAAGCACGATCTCGAGCATCGCCTCGCGCTCAAGGAAGAGCAGTTCGGCCGCGCCCTCGCCCTCGCCCACGGTGTGGCCGTGGAGACGGTGGCCGAGGCCGGCGAGGTCGTTCCTGGCAGCACCTTCGACGTGAACTTCGTGGTGGCGAACCAGAGCCCCGAGCCCATCGGCGTGACCGGCGTCGAGGTCATCACTCCCGCCGGCTGGTCCGTGCAGAACGAGTCCGGAAGTGCGGTCGGGCAGCTCGGCGCGGGCGAGCGGGTTCAGAGCAACTTCGCGGTGCGGGTGGCGGACGACGCCGACTACAGCCGCCCGTTCTGGGAGCGCAACTACGAGGTCGACCGCTACGACATCCACGACGAGAGCTCGCTGGGGCTGCCCTTCGCCCCGGCACCCGTGCACGCCCGCCTCACCTTCCGTTCGGGCGATGTGGACGTGGTGGTCGAGGAGCCCGTGCAGTACCGCTACGCGGGCGAGTGGGTCGGCACGGAGAAGCAGCAGCGCATCACCGTGCTCCCGACGCTGTCGGTGAACGTCTCGCCGCGGGTGGTGGTCTACCCCGTCGGCGCCGAGAGCCGCGAGATCTCGGTGGAGATCATCTACAAGGGCGACGAGCCCGCCGAGGGGTCGCTGCGCCTCGACGTCCCGGCCGGATGGGACGTGACTCCCGCGCAGGCCCCGCTCCGCTTCGCCCGGAAGGGTGAGGCCGCCGTGGTGCAGTTCGAGGTGGCCGCGCCCGCCGATGTGGAGGTGAACGAGTTCACGGTCGACGCCGTCGCGACCATGAACGGGCAGGAGTACGCCGAGGGCTACCAGACCATCGATTACCACCACATCGAGAAGCGCTACATCTTCCGCTCCTCGCGGGCGACGGTGGAGACCCTCGACATCCGGGTGGCTCCGGTCTCGGTGGGGTACGTGATGGGGGCCGGAGACGATGTGCCGTCGGCCATCCAGCAGCTCGGCCTCGACGTCACGATGCTCGACGAGGAGGCACTGGCCGAGGGTGACCTCAGCCAGTACGACATCATCGTCACCGGGGTGCGCGCCTACCTCACCCGCCAGGATCTGCGGGCGTACAACCAGCGCCTGATCGACTACGTGGAACAGGGCGGGACGGTGCTCGTGCAGTACAACAAGTTCGAGTTCAACGACGCTCAGTGGGGTCCGTACCCCATCGAGGTCGGACGTGACCGGGTGACCGTCGAAGAAGCCCCGATGCGGATTCTCGATCCCACGCACCCGGTGTTCACGTACCCGAACACGGTGACCGAGAACGACTGGAACGACTGGATTCAGGAGCGCGGCACCTACTTCATCGGCGAGATGGACGACCGCTACGTGGATCTGCTCGCCTCGGAAGATCCCTGGGAGTACAACGCCGGGGAGAAGCGGGGGATCCTCGTCGAGACCCGCCACGGCGAGGGCCGGTGGATGTACACCGGGCTCGGCTTCTTCCGGCAGCTGCCCGAGGGCGTGTCGGATGCCTACAAGTTCTTCGCGAACATCCTGAGCCTGCCGCAGGCCCAGAACCGGCCGATCTCGCAGTAG
- a CDS encoding amidohydrolase family protein, with amino-acid sequence MRIKHLVVGSALACVATALACAEPSGQEPEAQAAAPGPQQQASSETYSEYRPGTTEVRPGQWRAPEFDPPSILDYKPNPMLVTEENLVTSAKFPVIDIHSHQRATAENMEELVAEMDELNVQVLVNLSGGSGDELRERVETVRNGPYPDRFRLFANVDFGGVGPGWGEQAAEQLRQDVEAGAIGLKVFKSLGMTNLKLDGTRLQVDDPELDPVWAMAGELDIPVLIHTAEPPAFFEEPDYSNERWLELALFPSRRNFRPDQVDFETLLQERDRMMLKHPDTKFIAAHFGYHAHDLQRGAEVLDSIPNLYLDLSAVLYDFGRQPRAAREFFIEYQDRLIFGKDAYQPREFPYYWRVFETADEYFDYYRDYHAYWKLYGMDLPDDVLRKIYYENALAVTPGLPTSAYGG; translated from the coding sequence GTGCGCATCAAGCATCTCGTCGTCGGTTCGGCCCTCGCCTGCGTGGCGACGGCCCTCGCCTGCGCCGAGCCGTCGGGACAGGAGCCCGAGGCTCAGGCGGCGGCACCGGGCCCGCAGCAGCAGGCCTCGTCGGAGACCTATTCGGAGTACCGCCCCGGCACCACCGAGGTGCGGCCGGGCCAGTGGCGCGCTCCGGAGTTCGATCCGCCGAGCATTCTCGACTACAAGCCGAACCCGATGCTCGTGACCGAGGAGAATCTCGTGACGAGCGCGAAGTTCCCGGTGATCGACATCCACAGCCATCAGCGCGCCACCGCCGAGAACATGGAGGAGCTCGTTGCCGAGATGGACGAGCTGAACGTCCAGGTGCTCGTCAACCTGAGCGGCGGCAGTGGCGACGAGCTGCGCGAGCGGGTCGAGACGGTGCGCAACGGCCCGTATCCCGATCGCTTCCGGCTGTTCGCCAACGTGGACTTCGGCGGCGTCGGACCGGGATGGGGTGAGCAGGCCGCGGAGCAGCTCCGCCAGGACGTGGAGGCGGGCGCCATCGGACTCAAGGTGTTCAAGAGCCTGGGCATGACCAACCTCAAGCTCGACGGCACCCGGCTTCAGGTGGACGACCCGGAGCTGGACCCGGTGTGGGCGATGGCCGGAGAGCTCGACATCCCGGTGCTCATCCACACGGCCGAGCCGCCGGCCTTCTTCGAGGAGCCCGACTACAGCAACGAGCGGTGGCTCGAGTTGGCGCTCTTCCCCAGCCGTCGCAACTTCCGTCCGGATCAGGTGGACTTCGAGACGCTCCTGCAGGAGCGCGATCGGATGATGCTCAAGCATCCCGACACGAAGTTCATCGCCGCCCACTTCGGATACCACGCGCACGACCTGCAGCGCGGAGCCGAGGTGCTCGACTCGATCCCGAACCTGTACCTCGACCTCTCGGCCGTGCTCTACGACTTCGGCCGTCAGCCCCGCGCCGCGCGGGAGTTCTTCATCGAGTACCAGGACCGACTCATCTTCGGCAAGGACGCCTACCAGCCGAGGGAGTTCCCGTACTACTGGCGCGTGTTCGAGACGGCCGACGAGTACTTCGACTACTACCGCGACTACCACGCCTACTGGAAGCTCTACGGCATGGACCTGCCCGACGACGTGCTGCGCAAGATCTACTACGAGAACGCGCTCGCCGTCACGCCGGGGCTGCCGACCTCCGCCTACGGAGGCTGA
- the purB gene encoding adenylosuccinate lyase — MSSTAFDSFYFRDRFGTAAMRAVWEDRQTQQRWLDVEAALAEAEAELGIVPAEAAEEIARSARMDAIDTSSMKAEFDATWNPVVPLVNALRKVISPEAGRYVHWGATSKNIFDTGLMLQIRDAYELVLGEVDAVADSLARLADEHRDTVMAGRTHGQHAIPVTFGFKSAVWLDELHRQRTRLREARPRILVGEFGGAVGTLASLGPVGLELEALLMKKLGLGSAVIPVKTAGDRVAEFTLLLCMLSATLGKIAQNIYNLQQTDLDEVTEFTEGKVGSSAMPHKQNPVASGSVVFLGRLLRSNATPALEYIHAEWEDDHRQGETAWKFVPEVCLLMSAQLHTLRRVLDGLIVKPDNMLRNLDRQQGLSCSEGLLMALAEPIGRARAHELIRTLSAEAITTGVAFTDIVSRDPVVNEHLSKDELDKALDLRSQTGLAGTFIDRVLERHRAG, encoded by the coding sequence ATGAGTTCAACCGCATTCGACTCGTTCTATTTTCGCGATCGCTTCGGCACCGCAGCCATGCGCGCGGTGTGGGAGGATCGCCAGACTCAGCAGCGCTGGCTCGACGTCGAGGCGGCGCTGGCCGAGGCGGAGGCGGAACTCGGGATCGTGCCTGCCGAAGCGGCCGAAGAGATCGCGCGCTCGGCGCGAATGGACGCCATCGACACGTCGTCGATGAAGGCCGAGTTCGACGCCACCTGGAATCCGGTGGTGCCGCTGGTCAACGCCCTCCGCAAGGTGATCTCCCCGGAGGCCGGCCGGTACGTGCACTGGGGAGCCACGAGCAAGAACATCTTCGACACCGGGTTGATGCTGCAGATCCGGGACGCCTACGAGCTCGTACTCGGCGAGGTGGATGCCGTGGCCGATTCGCTGGCACGACTGGCCGACGAGCACCGCGACACCGTGATGGCGGGCCGGACGCACGGTCAGCACGCGATCCCGGTTACCTTCGGCTTCAAGTCCGCGGTCTGGCTCGACGAACTGCACCGACAGCGCACGCGGCTGCGCGAGGCGCGCCCGCGGATCCTGGTCGGGGAGTTCGGCGGCGCCGTCGGGACGCTCGCCTCGCTGGGCCCCGTCGGTCTCGAGCTCGAAGCCCTGCTGATGAAGAAGCTGGGCCTCGGATCGGCGGTGATCCCGGTGAAGACCGCGGGCGACCGCGTAGCGGAGTTCACCCTGCTGCTCTGCATGCTCTCGGCCACGCTCGGCAAGATCGCGCAGAACATCTACAACCTGCAGCAGACCGATCTCGACGAAGTGACGGAGTTCACCGAGGGCAAGGTCGGAAGCTCCGCCATGCCCCACAAGCAGAACCCGGTCGCCTCCGGGTCGGTGGTGTTTCTCGGCCGACTGCTCCGCTCCAACGCCACCCCCGCGCTGGAGTACATCCACGCGGAGTGGGAAGACGACCACCGGCAGGGCGAAACCGCGTGGAAGTTCGTGCCCGAGGTGTGCCTTCTGATGTCGGCTCAGCTCCACACCCTCCGACGCGTGCTCGACGGCCTCATCGTGAAGCCCGACAACATGCTCCGGAATCTCGACCGGCAGCAGGGGCTCTCGTGCTCCGAGGGACTGCTCATGGCCCTGGCCGAGCCGATCGGACGGGCCCGGGCCCACGAGCTCATCCGCACGCTCTCCGCCGAAGCGATCACCACGGGGGTGGCATTCACCGACATCGTGTCGAGGGATCCGGTCGTCAACGAGCACCTCTCGAAGGACGAGCTCGACAAGGCGCTCGACCTCCGGAGTCAGACCGGTCTGGCGGGCACCTTCATCGATCGCGTGCTCGAGCGGCACCGAGCCGGTTGA
- a CDS encoding aldo/keto reductase → MERRPLGRTEISVSPITIGAWQLGGPLSLDGEVDGHPDPGEANVTRMIHELDELGVNAIDTAEQYSAGESERRVGRALADRRERWVISTKFGYRVGPGLSRVDDSSPDTILPSLEGSLRRLGTDYIDVFLYHCAPHPDEVAAGREVLERAREQGMIRAYGVSTGRLPVLTSMVEHDAVEVLQFPSSLLDERPEFWAVARERGLGTQVRGVMAQGRLSGKYFDRAPRFRPDDNRAEGCRDVDFARYAALAEHLPDGVTMAQAAIRWILDHPGCHTICMGAKNLDDYRAALAATRLPPLSDAVREALEHTAAELSTRGGSC, encoded by the coding sequence ATGGAGCGCCGCCCCCTCGGTCGCACGGAGATCTCGGTATCGCCCATCACGATCGGGGCCTGGCAGCTGGGCGGGCCTCTTTCGCTCGACGGGGAGGTGGACGGCCACCCCGACCCGGGTGAAGCGAACGTCACCCGGATGATCCACGAGCTCGACGAGCTCGGAGTGAACGCGATCGACACCGCGGAGCAGTACAGCGCCGGCGAGTCGGAGCGCCGCGTGGGCCGGGCGCTCGCCGACCGGCGGGAGCGGTGGGTGATCTCGACCAAGTTCGGCTACCGCGTCGGCCCCGGTCTCTCGCGCGTGGACGACTCGAGCCCGGACACGATCCTGCCCAGCCTGGAGGGCTCGCTCCGCCGTCTCGGCACCGACTACATCGACGTCTTCCTGTACCACTGCGCGCCGCATCCGGACGAGGTGGCCGCGGGCCGCGAGGTGCTCGAGCGGGCTCGGGAGCAGGGCATGATCCGGGCGTACGGCGTGTCCACCGGTCGGTTGCCGGTGCTGACGTCGATGGTCGAGCACGACGCGGTCGAGGTGCTGCAGTTCCCCTCGAGTCTGCTCGACGAGCGGCCCGAGTTCTGGGCCGTGGCGCGCGAGCGCGGGCTCGGCACGCAGGTCCGGGGGGTGATGGCGCAGGGCCGGCTGAGCGGAAAATACTTCGATCGCGCACCCCGTTTCCGTCCCGACGACAACCGCGCCGAGGGCTGTCGCGACGTGGACTTCGCGCGATACGCCGCCCTCGCCGAGCACCTCCCGGACGGGGTGACCATGGCCCAGGCCGCCATCCGATGGATCCTCGACCACCCCGGATGCCACACCATCTGCATGGGTGCGAAGAACCTCGACGACTACCGCGCGGCTCTGGCCGCGACCCGACTCCCCCCGCTCTCCGACGCCGTGCGCGAGGCCCTCGAGCACACGGCGGCGGAGCTCTCCACCCGAGGAGGCTCGTGTTGA
- a CDS encoding glutamine amidotransferase, which translates to MNDRILYAGDSHLGGAAAYLAGVLSHGGIPFDHVPSDAPLGPTLGLTEPRLYVISDYPVKNLTDADMQRISGDVAAGAGLLMIGGWESFHGAAGEYHTSPLAEILPVRMQNSDDRVNAARPCLVEKGASHPILEGLPLERPPGIGGYNRVEPREGAEVLLFARHCPVEVDPRGQYTVTPGARAPLLVVGHHGRGRTAAFASDVAPHWVGGLVDWGEGRVKACAPGGVEIEVGSLYAEFFTRLVRWTMGA; encoded by the coding sequence ATGAACGACCGGATATTGTATGCAGGGGACTCGCATCTCGGCGGTGCCGCGGCCTACCTGGCCGGCGTGCTGAGCCATGGTGGCATCCCCTTCGACCACGTCCCCAGCGACGCGCCGCTGGGACCGACGTTGGGGCTGACCGAGCCTCGTTTGTACGTGATCAGCGACTACCCTGTCAAGAATCTGACCGATGCGGATATGCAGCGAATTTCCGGGGACGTCGCCGCCGGGGCGGGGCTGCTGATGATCGGTGGATGGGAGTCGTTTCACGGCGCGGCGGGGGAGTACCACACCTCGCCCCTCGCCGAGATCCTCCCGGTCCGCATGCAGAACTCGGACGACCGCGTGAACGCCGCCCGACCGTGCCTGGTCGAGAAGGGGGCCTCGCACCCGATTCTCGAGGGGCTTCCGCTGGAGCGCCCTCCGGGCATCGGGGGGTACAACCGGGTCGAGCCCCGGGAGGGAGCCGAGGTGCTGCTCTTTGCGCGGCACTGCCCGGTCGAGGTCGATCCTCGTGGGCAGTACACGGTCACCCCCGGCGCCCGGGCGCCCCTGCTCGTGGTCGGACACCACGGGCGGGGACGCACGGCCGCCTTCGCGAGCGACGTCGCACCACACTGGGTGGGCGGGCTCGTCGACTGGGGCGAGGGGCGGGTGAAGGCCTGCGCACCGGGCGGCGTCGAGATCGAGGTGGGCTCTCTCTACGCGGAGTTCTTCACACGGCTCGTGCGCTGGACGATGGGAGCCTAG
- a CDS encoding diphosphate--fructose-6-phosphate 1-phosphotransferase, producing MGKGNAVVGQSGGPTSVINSSLAGIVEGCREVADIDRLLGMRWGIEGFMADQLVDLSAQSQATIDALRHTPSSILGSSRHKLQDADFPAILAQLQRHDIRTIFMIGGNDTMDTIHRLTDYAADAGYELRGVGVPKTVDNDLFATDHTPGYPSAARYTALSVQQSGRLARDMQKVDQYTIYQSIGRDSGWLAAAGALAKRCEEDAPHLVYLPERAFDRDRFLADVAAVHARVGYVSIVCGEGIRYADGTPVSASRTTDRFSNVEFGAMGGASVGMRLHSMISEEFGWRGEFQVTESLPMCAIDRAVDTDLSEAHACGREAARLAGTGASGVMVTIERESNDPYRSILGTAPLSEVAVRAKPMPDEMINDAGNFPTEAFFDYLRPLVGDLPTYAALRLDGTGS from the coding sequence ATGGGCAAGGGCAATGCCGTCGTCGGTCAGTCCGGCGGCCCCACGAGCGTAATCAACTCCAGCCTCGCCGGCATCGTCGAGGGCTGCCGCGAGGTTGCCGACATCGACCGGCTGCTCGGCATGCGCTGGGGGATCGAAGGCTTCATGGCCGACCAGCTCGTCGATCTCTCCGCGCAGTCGCAGGCCACGATCGACGCGCTGCGCCACACGCCGTCGTCGATCCTCGGATCGTCGCGCCACAAGCTCCAGGATGCGGACTTCCCCGCGATCCTGGCCCAGCTCCAGCGCCACGACATCCGGACGATCTTCATGATCGGCGGCAACGACACGATGGACACCATCCACCGGCTCACCGACTACGCGGCCGACGCGGGCTACGAACTGCGCGGCGTGGGAGTGCCGAAGACGGTCGACAACGACCTCTTCGCCACGGATCACACGCCGGGCTACCCGAGTGCGGCCCGCTACACGGCGCTCTCGGTGCAGCAGTCGGGCCGGCTCGCCCGCGACATGCAGAAGGTCGACCAGTACACGATCTACCAGTCGATCGGCCGCGACTCCGGGTGGCTCGCCGCGGCCGGGGCACTGGCGAAGCGGTGTGAAGAGGACGCCCCGCATCTCGTGTACCTGCCGGAGCGGGCGTTCGATCGCGACCGGTTTCTCGCCGACGTCGCGGCGGTGCACGCACGCGTCGGATACGTGTCCATCGTCTGCGGCGAGGGGATCCGGTACGCGGACGGAACGCCGGTGTCGGCCTCCCGGACCACGGATCGCTTCTCGAACGTGGAGTTCGGAGCCATGGGCGGCGCCAGCGTCGGCATGCGTCTGCACTCGATGATCAGCGAGGAGTTCGGCTGGCGGGGCGAGTTTCAGGTGACCGAGTCGCTGCCCATGTGCGCCATCGACCGGGCCGTCGACACGGATCTCTCCGAGGCGCACGCCTGCGGCCGCGAGGCCGCGCGACTGGCCGGGACCGGTGCGAGCGGAGTGATGGTGACCATCGAGCGCGAGTCGAACGACCCCTACCGATCCATCCTCGGCACCGCTCCTCTCTCCGAGGTGGCCGTGCGCGCCAAACCGATGCCCGACGAGATGATCAACGACGCCGGGAACTTCCCGACGGAGGCGTTCTTCGACTACCTCCGCCCCCTCGTCGGCGACCTGCCGACCTACGCCGCCCTGCGACTCGACGGCACCGGCTCATGA